The following are encoded in a window of Saccharothrix longispora genomic DNA:
- a CDS encoding UBP-type zinc finger domain-containing protein, translating to MTCPHVSDLPAEVSPDSADGCADCLAAGERTWAHLRICLGCGHVACCDSSPRRHATAHFRAEHHPVIRSFEPGEDWRWCYVDNRVV from the coding sequence ATGACCTGTCCTCACGTGTCGGACCTGCCCGCCGAGGTGTCGCCGGACAGCGCCGACGGGTGCGCGGACTGCCTCGCCGCGGGGGAGCGCACCTGGGCGCACCTGCGGATCTGCCTGGGCTGCGGGCACGTGGCGTGCTGCGACTCCAGCCCGCGCCGGCACGCGACCGCGCACTTCCGCGCCGAGCACCACCCCGTGATCCGGTCGTTCGAGCCGGGCGAGGACTGGCGCTGGTGCTACGTGGACAACCGGGTCGTGTGA
- a CDS encoding Na+/H+ antiporter: MHGPALLLLLVGALLVTAVAKRLGWSSPLVLVGVGLAVSFIPGLPEFALEPELILVLVIPPLLYSAALDSSYHNFRANLRPIGLLAVGLVLATTLAVGWVAHLALPGLPLWSALALGAVVAPPDAVAAVAVGRRLNLPRRTMTLLTGESLINDATALTAYKVAVAAAAGATATWASGAGTFLVSAGGGVVVGLVVGVAVRWVRDRLDDGVLGSALGMLVPFGAYLLAEELHASGVLAVVVAGLYIGHHAPRGSYYTRLQDTAVWRSVDVLLESFVFALIGLQLKTVVAAVDVTPALVRGAAAVLGATVLVRFAWMYPAAYLPRLLSRRVREREPAPGWRGVTVISWAGMRGVVSLAAAAALPLDLPGRDVIVFCAFAVTVGTLLAQGTTLPLVIRVLGHRGDEARADALAEAQVQHAAAQAAVARLDEVTGDGGTAPEHVVERLRIMAEQRGNAAWERLGRQDDESPAASYRRLRRTMLDAERQVFVEARDEGRIDDEVLFRVLRELDLEEAAISRE, translated from the coding sequence ATGCACGGACCCGCACTGCTCCTGCTGCTCGTCGGCGCGCTGCTGGTGACGGCGGTCGCCAAGCGGCTGGGCTGGTCGTCGCCGCTCGTCCTCGTCGGCGTCGGCCTCGCCGTGTCGTTCATCCCCGGGCTGCCGGAGTTCGCCCTGGAACCGGAGCTGATCCTGGTCCTGGTGATCCCGCCGCTGCTGTACTCGGCGGCGCTGGACAGCTCCTACCACAACTTCCGCGCGAACCTGCGGCCGATCGGGCTGCTCGCCGTGGGGCTGGTGCTGGCGACCACGCTCGCGGTCGGCTGGGTGGCGCACCTGGCGCTGCCGGGCCTGCCGCTGTGGTCGGCGCTCGCGCTGGGCGCGGTGGTCGCCCCGCCGGACGCGGTGGCGGCGGTGGCGGTCGGGCGCAGGCTGAACCTGCCGCGCCGCACCATGACCCTGCTCACCGGCGAGAGCCTGATCAACGACGCGACCGCGCTGACCGCGTACAAGGTGGCCGTCGCGGCGGCGGCCGGCGCGACCGCCACGTGGGCGTCGGGCGCCGGCACGTTCCTGGTCAGCGCGGGCGGCGGCGTGGTCGTCGGGTTGGTCGTCGGGGTGGCCGTGCGGTGGGTGCGCGACCGGTTGGACGACGGCGTCCTGGGGAGCGCGCTGGGCATGCTGGTGCCGTTCGGCGCGTACCTCCTCGCCGAGGAGCTGCACGCGTCCGGCGTGCTCGCGGTCGTCGTGGCCGGGCTCTACATCGGGCACCACGCGCCGCGCGGCTCGTACTACACGCGCCTGCAGGACACGGCGGTGTGGCGGTCGGTGGACGTGCTGCTGGAGTCGTTCGTGTTCGCCCTGATCGGGTTGCAGCTCAAGACGGTCGTGGCCGCCGTGGACGTCACGCCCGCGCTGGTGCGGGGCGCGGCGGCGGTGCTGGGGGCGACGGTCCTCGTGCGGTTCGCCTGGATGTACCCGGCCGCGTACCTGCCCCGGTTGCTGTCGCGGCGCGTCCGGGAGCGCGAGCCCGCGCCGGGGTGGCGCGGCGTCACGGTGATCTCGTGGGCCGGGATGCGGGGCGTGGTGTCGCTGGCCGCCGCGGCGGCGCTGCCGCTGGACCTGCCGGGCCGCGACGTGATCGTGTTCTGCGCGTTCGCGGTCACCGTGGGGACGCTGCTGGCGCAGGGCACGACGCTGCCGCTCGTCATCCGCGTGCTGGGCCACCGGGGCGACGAGGCGCGGGCCGACGCGCTGGCCGAGGCGCAGGTGCAGCACGCGGCGGCGCAGGCGGCGGTGGCCCGGCTCGACGAGGTGACCGGCGACGGCGGCACCGCGCCCGAGCACGTCGTGGAGCGGCTGCGGATCATGGCCGAGCAGCGGGGCAACGCGGCGTGGGAGCGGCTCGGGCGGCAGGACGACGAGTCGCCCGCCGCGTCGTACCGGCGGCTGCGGCGGACCATGCTCGACGCCGAGCGCCAGGTGTTCGTCGAGGCCAGGGACGAGGGCCGGATCGACGACGAGGTGCTGTTCCGGGTGCTGCGCGAACTGGACCTGGAGGAGGCCGCCATCTCCCGGGAGTGA